In the genome of Hymenobacter taeanensis, one region contains:
- a CDS encoding carboxypeptidase-like regulatory domain-containing protein, translating to MHSTAQLPTRILFRSWLLPVFLLLSGVLLAPVAQAQVQLKGVVIDKDTKERLPFASVAVQGTGNGTATNLEGEFTLKVAKLPVILLASELGHVRDTLRITSATQAIEIALGSASIVLPEVKVGSYPFQLVDRAYRNMERNYRRKYYGKAFYRQTTRIDNEPTELQEVVWNVKSNNARIEGTAIAQGRYAGKQAITNFSNFSLYTKSYGLFDPSADTTRSLALLSPNVVKNYELELKGIVAGADSTKGGIAEIDFNTRPELTKYKSEGTIWIDTDTYRVVRYRMTTPNFTGSTSNPSQKFRDTQLDIEMSFQNTEGEVAPLEYMKTNLTANLVSGKDVTPLNVSSFTFFYDTNTTPTNIPYARVSLQDRDLAAIRSIKYDPEFWANNPVVRRTPVEDEVIAAFEKKGAFGTMVKPAPARPAR from the coding sequence TTGCACTCAACTGCCCAACTCCCCACACGTATTTTGTTCCGTAGCTGGCTGCTGCCGGTGTTTTTACTGCTATCGGGGGTGCTGCTGGCACCCGTGGCCCAAGCCCAGGTGCAGCTTAAAGGCGTTGTGATTGATAAAGATACCAAAGAACGCCTGCCTTTCGCCAGCGTGGCCGTGCAGGGCACCGGCAACGGTACCGCCACCAACCTGGAGGGGGAGTTCACGCTGAAAGTAGCCAAGCTGCCCGTAATTCTACTGGCCTCGGAGCTAGGCCACGTGCGCGACACGCTGCGCATTACCAGCGCTACCCAAGCTATTGAAATTGCGCTGGGGTCGGCCTCTATTGTGCTGCCCGAGGTGAAAGTAGGCAGCTACCCTTTTCAGCTCGTTGACCGGGCCTACCGGAATATGGAGCGCAACTACCGCCGCAAGTACTACGGCAAGGCCTTTTACCGCCAAACCACCCGCATTGATAATGAGCCCACGGAGCTGCAGGAGGTGGTGTGGAACGTGAAGTCTAATAATGCCCGCATTGAGGGCACCGCTATTGCCCAGGGCCGCTACGCCGGCAAGCAGGCTATTACCAACTTTAGCAACTTCTCGCTCTACACGAAATCCTACGGCCTCTTCGACCCCAGCGCCGACACTACCAGGTCGTTGGCGCTACTGAGTCCCAACGTGGTAAAGAACTACGAGCTGGAGCTGAAAGGCATTGTGGCGGGCGCCGACTCCACGAAGGGCGGCATTGCCGAAATCGACTTCAACACCCGTCCTGAGCTGACCAAGTATAAGTCGGAAGGTACTATCTGGATTGACACCGACACCTACCGGGTGGTACGCTACCGCATGACCACGCCCAACTTTACGGGTAGCACCAGCAACCCCAGCCAGAAGTTCCGCGATACCCAGCTCGATATTGAAATGAGTTTTCAGAATACCGAGGGCGAAGTAGCCCCGCTAGAGTACATGAAGACCAACCTGACCGCTAACCTGGTGAGCGGCAAAGACGTGACTCCGCTCAATGTGTCGTCGTTTACGTTCTTCTATGACACCAACACCACGCCTACCAACATTCCGTACGCTCGCGTAAGCCTGCAAGACCGTGACTTGGCCGCAATCCGCAGCATCAAGTACGACCCGGAGTTTTGGGCTAACAACCCCGTAGTGCGCCGTACTCCCGTGGAAGACGAAGTAATTGCTGCCTTCGAAAAGAAAGGCGCGTTTGGCACCATGGTAAAGCCTGCGCCCGCTAGGCCAGCCCGCTAA